In Nostoc piscinale CENA21, the genomic stretch GACTGATCCGACGACGGTTGGTATTCGAGTTCCAAATAGTGCGATCGCGCGTTCTATTTTGGCAAAAACAGGCCCTTTAGCAACAACCAGTGCCAATTTTTCTGGACAGCCACCTTTACAAACGATGGCGGAAATTACGATGCAATTTCCTGATGCGTTAACCTTAGAGACGAAAGGACTTATTGAGGAAATTTCTGGGGTTGGTGTACCTTCCACTGTTGCTAAGTGGACAGGAGAAAACTGGCAAATTTTGCGTCAAGGAAGCATCACACTGGATTAATCAAAAAATCCACAAATAAAAGTTAATAATTGCCAAATTATGAATTGGAGCAACTGGGCATATCTTGCAGTCGGAATCATCTTAGGAGTCGGTTTTCGTTGGTTATTTGCCAAGTCAGCAAACACTAGTCCTAACACATCACCAGTAATATCAGAATCACAAGAAACTGTGTCACAACTGCTGCAAGAAATCAAACAAACGCAGTTGGCTTATCAAATGGCGCAGGAGATGAGTCAGTTTAAAGCGGGTTTTTTAGCACGCACTACTCATGAATTGCGCTCGCCACTCAATAGTTTAATTGGCTTGCATCAATTAATTTTGTCAGACTTATGTGAAAATCCCGAAGAAGAACGAGAATTTATCGCCCAAGCTCACGAAAAAGCTTTGAAGTTGCTGCATTTGATGGATGAAATTCTCAGCATTTCTCGAACTGAATACGGTACAAATAAATTAGATATTCAGCCGCGCTGTTTAGACACAGTTTTTCAAGAAGTTAAAGACTTAACTTATATGCTGGCGGCGAATCGGAATTTTGCCTTGCAGATGTCACCCATAGATCCAGATGTTTATGTGTTGGCAGATCATCGCTGGTTACGCCAAGTTTTAGTTAATTTAGTAGACTCTGCAATTAGCCAAATGCAAGAAGGTAGTATTTGTGTTTCGGCGACAGTTTCAGATACTACTAATCTAGCTCATATATATTTAGATATTCCTGCCCATGCTTTACCTGAAAGTGAGCCGATTGATTTAATGCAAAATAATAAGCCTCCTCAAATTCAAGATGAGAAGGCTAACTTTTCTCCGGGAATGAAATTATTACTCAATCAAACACTATTAGAAGTTATGGGAGCAAAACTAGAAATGCTTCCCAAGTTAACAAGTTCAGAATCAAATGAGTCACTAACTAGGGTACAAATTACCATTCCTGTAGCTTGAGAAAGTGCTGATACCAATTCGCAATTCGCAATTCGCAATTAATAAATCTAGCTCCAGTAAGACTTTCCTGATTTCTATCTGTCGCATTCTTTTTTCAAATTGGTATGAGTTTTGAATGCTGAGTAAAAAGCCTCTATTGCCTAGCCCCTAACCTCTAACCTCTAGCTTCTAGCCCCTATTCCTGAAACTGTAGTTCTGCTGCGGAAAGGGAATTTAGCTGTTTGGATTGGTTATGTAGCACCATAGTTGTGCTGCTATTGGGTGTAAAGCCCATTTTTTTGTAGAATTCTTGTTGGTGAGTAGTCATTAAATATACTCGCTCCACCCATTTCATCCGGGGATGGTTCAAAACTGTATTGATTAATTTGCTACCTAGCCCATTACCTTGATAGTCTGGGTGAATGACTACATCCCAGATTGTAGCGCGATAGATGCCATCAGAAGTTGCTCTAGCAAAGCCAACCAGTTTTGTGTCATCCCATAAAGAAATTACCGGGTCGCTGTTGGTAACAGCGATGTTTAAATCCTCAATACTACGTCCTTTTGCCCAAAAAGCTGCAATATTAAATAATTCTTGGAGCTGGTAAAGGTCGATGTCAGAATGGCGATCGCTAAATTTAATCTGAGGATGGTTCATGTGTAGCAACTCAATTGCACCAATAAGTATGTTTGCTTTGATAGCAGGAGGCAGAAGGCAGGAGGCAGGAGGAAAAGTCCTACTATTCCTGGCATTCAAGCTTTCAAATTGCTCTAACATATCTGACTACCGCTATATTTAGTCATATTGTGCAGAAAATTTCTCCATAGGCATAGCGAAATGCAACTATATACAAATTTATTTAACTATTCTCAGATTTACTGACAAATGAACTTCCATAGAGGATGACTAGGCCCTTGCTGGCGGATACGACAAACTTGTTTTTCTAGGCGTTCTTTTTCCGGCTGTGGTAGTCCCATTAAAATATTACGGCTTTGCCAAACTAAAACAGAAATGGTCATGGCAATACAAAAACTTAAACCCAAGGTAGACAGGGGATGATAGATGAGTCCATATCGCACTGCTACCCAGGTAAAGTATTGTTGCCACAGAGCAATTTCTGAGCGTAAATTCCACAGACTCACAGGTGCAATCAGCAGCCATAAAAATGTCACAAATAACCATCTGCCATACACTGTCAGCTGATGTAGTTTCTGAACTTGTTTAGCAAAAGATGGGTCATTAATTGATGGTTGTTCTGATTGATCCATAGCAGGAAAAGGTCACGCGGACGTGGATGCAAATAGTGTTAGCAATTTTTGATTTTAAATGCGAGATTTTGGGTAGTTTTTGAATTTAGAAAAGTGGAAGCAGTATCAACAACACTCCAGTAAGTTAATCAAAAATCCCCTAGGACTAACTATCTGCTGATGCGTCAAATGCTTCGCTGTTGGTGCCTAGATTAGGTTTTCCGGTACGTTCTCGCCACAAAGCCAGGAGAGTGCTAGCAATAAAAATACTGGAGTAAGCTCCGGCTATGAAACCAATAATTAAGGCTAAGGCAAAGTTTTTGAGGGTTTCTCCCCCAAACAGAAAGATGGCAAATAAGGTCAATAAAGTGGTTAAGGTAGTGTTGATTGACCTACTTAGGGTTTGATTGACGGCATCATCGACAATCTCAGCAATTGGGCGGTTAGGATTAGTTTTGAGGGTTTCACGAATGCGATCGTAAATTACCACTGTGTCGTTGACTGAAAACCCAGTAATTGTTAGCAAAGCAACGATGAAAAGGCTATCTACTTCTGTTCCCAAAACCAGACCTAAAATTGAGAAGATGCCTACTGTGATTAACACATCATGAAACAGAGCAATAATCGCAAAGACAGCATAATCTAACTGGAATCGGAAAGCTAGGTAGACAATAATCCCCGCAAAGGACACCACCAAAGCAATTATCCCAGAGGTAAATAATTCTCTTCCCAAGGTAGGCCCAACTGTGTCAATTTGGTTTTTCTGCTGGTCAAAAGTCCCAACTTTGGCGCTTAAAGCATTTTGCAACTGGGTACGCTGATCGCGATTTAAGTTTTTTGTCCGAATTAGTATGCCGTTTTCTTTTCTGGTTTCTTGATCGGCAACAATTTGGATACTACTATCACCTAGTCCTTGTTCTTTGGCGACTTCTCGAACAACGTTGATATCAATTGGCTGTTCACAGTTTTTTGGTTGACTGCAATCTCGTTCAAACTGTAGTCTTGTACCACCGATAAAATCTAAACTGGGACGTAGAGGCGCACGGATATTTGGATTTTGCCAAGAAATCACCATTGAGATGATGCCAGCGAGGATCACTGCACAAGAGATAGTCCACCAAAGCGATCGCGATTTGTTAATACTCAGTTTCATTGCGCTACCTCAGTCTTATTAGATGCTCCTGATGCTGACAAGTTCGGACAGTAATATTCTGGTTTTCGCAGTGCAGGAATCGAAATTGCTAAAAACATAAAGGTACGACTACAGGTAATGGCAGTAAACATACTCACTGCTACACCCAAAGCCAAGGTTAGCGCAAAGCCTTTCACCAAACCAGCACCTAGCCAGAATAACGCTGCACAAGCAATCACTGTTGTGACGTTACCGTCTAAGATACTTGAAAAAGCGCGGTAAAAGCCAGATTCCACAGAGCGATACAATGACTTACCTGCTTGTAATTCTTCTCTGGTGCGCTCAAAAATTAGCACGTTAGCATCTACCGCCATACCAATACTTAGAATAAAACCTGCAATACCAGGCAATGTCAGAGTTACACCTAACAAGGCAAAGCAAGCCCAAGTAAGAATGGCGTAGATAATCAGAGCAATATTCGCAATTAATCCTGGTAGTCTATAGTACAAAATCATAAATATTAATACTAAAAGCAGACCACCACTGCCAGCATAGATACTGCTGATAATACTGTCTTTACCCAAGGTAGCCCCAACGGTGCGGATTTCAGCAATTTCCACAGGTACGGGTAACGCACCACCACGCAGTTGCACACCTAAATCATTGGCTTGTTGGGGGGTAAAGCGGCCTGTAATGACGGCTGCACCGCCAGTAATCCCAGTAGCGGCAAATTCTGGCCCGACTACAGGGGCGCTGATCAGTTCGTTATCGAGGAAAATTCCAATACTACGGCCTGTACCTGCTAGATTTTTGGTAAGGTCAGCGAATAATTCACCACCCTTCTGCTCAAAGCGAATGGCAACATTCCAATTGTTACCTTGTTGAGTCGGTTCACCGTAGGCATCTTGCAGGTATTTACCATTGAGTGGAGGATCTGTGCTTTCAAATAATTCCAGGATTGCTTGATTATTTTTTTGTAATTCTTCTTGATTTTTGTTAATTGCTGCTTTATCTGTGCTATTGCGTAATTCTTGCTGCTTGGCTTTCAGTTCTGCGCGTGAAGATTGAAAGGCAAAAAGTTGAGTTTCAGTTCCAGGTTTTTGTTTACGAAATTCTAACTGTGCTGTACCGCCTAGCACTCTTTCTGCTTGTTCGGGATCATTTACCCCTGGTAACTGTACCAGAATTTTATCTGCACCTACGGTTTGGATGACTGGTTCGGAAACACCAAGGCCGTTAATTCTTCCTTCTACGACTTTTTGAACGCCTTCTAATTCGCGTTCGGTGATTTCTTTCATCCCTGGTGCGGGTTTGACTTGAATTGTAAGCTGGGAACCGCCGCGTAAATCCAGCCCCAGTGGTATAGGAATTGTGGCAATTACCGCGATCGCAGCGATTACCAAAACTAATATCAAAGCTAATAGTGACTGCTGTCTTTGCATACCATAACTCGCAACTGACAAACGCTATAATAACGTTCTTTGATGGAGTTACGGAAAGTGTGAAGTATGAAGTATGAAAGCTGTAGACGCGAAGCGTCTAGCTGTCAGCTATGTTGAAATTCAAATTTCAGACTTCAGACTTTTTTCAGACTTCAGACTTCACACTTCAGAATTTTTTACACACGCATTGCGACCATTTTCTGTACAGCTTCGACGATTTGTTCTGGCTGAACGATGGTGAGCCGCTCTAGAGCGCCGTTGTAAGGTGTGGGAATATCTTGGGAAGATAGACGCAGCACTGGTGCATCTAATTCATCAAAGAGGCGATCGTTAATGGAAGCAGTTAGTTCTGCACCGATACCGCCAGTCCGCATACACTCTTCCACAACAATTACGCGGTGGGTTTTGCGGATAGATGCACCGATAGTATCAAAATCAAGGGGTTTGAGTGATATTAAATCAATAACTTCGGGGTCGTAACCTTGTTTTTCTAAAGGCTTCACGGCTTGCATCACATGATGACGCATCCGGGAGTAAGTCAGAATTGTGACATCTTTGCCTTGACGCACGACCTCTGCTTTATCTAAGGGCAGGAGGTATTCTTCTTCTGGTAAATTTTCTTTTAAGTTATACAAAAGTACATGCTCAAAGAACAGTACAGGATTATCGTCGCGGATAGCGGATTTGAGTAAACCTTTAGCGTTATGGGGAGTGGAACAAGCCACAATTTTTAACCCAGGTACGGCTTGGAAGTAAGCTTCTAGGCGTTGGGAGTGTTCTGCGCCTAATTGTCTACCTACACCACCAGGGCCGCGAATCACCATTGGAATTTTAAAGTTACCGCCGGAAGTATAGCGCAGCATCCCGGCGTTGTTGGAGATTTGGTTGAAGGCTAAGAGCAGAAAGCCCATGTTCATACCTTCAATTATCGGTCGCAACCCAGTCATGGCCGCCCCGACTGCTATACCAGTAAAGCTATTTTCGGCGATGGGAGTGTCTAAAACCCTCAAGTCACCATACTTTTTGTACAAGTCTTTGGTGACTTTATAGGAACCGCCATAGTGTCCTACGTCTTCACCCAGAACAAATACACTGGAATCACGCGCCATTTCTTCATCAATGGCTTCCCGCAGAGCGTTGAAAAATAATGTTTCTGCCATTTAAACCTTTAGTTACGACTGTTGTTTTAGAATCTTATCGCGCTGCCGTAGCAAATACGGTGAGCGATCGCACTAGTTGGAGATGAGTTTTTGAAATATTAGTAAATCTACTGAATTCAATACTCAATAATGTTTATTTAGTATATACATAACTTGTCACAATTAAGGTTATATCGCGCTGTTATTCAGCATCATCCAGAACATGAGTAGATTTCGATTTCCGAGTTTGTTGACTGCGATTCGAGCAATAATTATTTTACTTTGTGGCTTGATGACTTTTTCGATATTAGGCTATGCAGCTTATCGAATTTATCAAGAATTATTTCGAGAACGTCATGTTGGCGACATAGTTAATCTAGAACCTGATTCTGATGTTCAAGTTAAATTTAACTTGGTTTTATTTGAAGTGATTAGAGGTACACCTTACCTGATGGCGACGATCAGTTCCCAACAAAATTATCGTCAGTCTTACTATGAAAAAGAAGCTGCCAGCATTCGGAATTTTTTTATTTTTTAATACCAGTGATCAATCAGCTTGGAAGTTAGTTACCAACAATAACTCGTTGTTTTTGCGCTATCAACAATTAGGCTTATCAACGCCTCCTGAAAATGTTGT encodes the following:
- a CDS encoding sensor histidine kinase, giving the protein MNWSNWAYLAVGIILGVGFRWLFAKSANTSPNTSPVISESQETVSQLLQEIKQTQLAYQMAQEMSQFKAGFLARTTHELRSPLNSLIGLHQLILSDLCENPEEEREFIAQAHEKALKLLHLMDEILSISRTEYGTNKLDIQPRCLDTVFQEVKDLTYMLAANRNFALQMSPIDPDVYVLADHRWLRQVLVNLVDSAISQMQEGSICVSATVSDTTNLAHIYLDIPAHALPESEPIDLMQNNKPPQIQDEKANFSPGMKLLLNQTLLEVMGAKLEMLPKLTSSESNESLTRVQITIPVA
- a CDS encoding GNAT family N-acetyltransferase, which produces MNHPQIKFSDRHSDIDLYQLQELFNIAAFWAKGRSIEDLNIAVTNSDPVISLWDDTKLVGFARATSDGIYRATIWDVVIHPDYQGNGLGSKLINTVLNHPRMKWVERVYLMTTHQQEFYKKMGFTPNSSTTMVLHNQSKQLNSLSAAELQFQE
- the secF gene encoding protein translocase subunit SecF — its product is MKLSINKSRSLWWTISCAVILAGIISMVISWQNPNIRAPLRPSLDFIGGTRLQFERDCSQPKNCEQPIDINVVREVAKEQGLGDSSIQIVADQETRKENGILIRTKNLNRDQRTQLQNALSAKVGTFDQQKNQIDTVGPTLGRELFTSGIIALVVSFAGIIVYLAFRFQLDYAVFAIIALFHDVLITVGIFSILGLVLGTEVDSLFIVALLTITGFSVNDTVVIYDRIRETLKTNPNRPIAEIVDDAVNQTLSRSINTTLTTLLTLFAIFLFGGETLKNFALALIIGFIAGAYSSIFIASTLLALWRERTGKPNLGTNSEAFDASADS
- the secD gene encoding protein translocase subunit SecD, with the protein product MQRQQSLLALILVLVIAAIAVIATIPIPLGLDLRGGSQLTIQVKPAPGMKEITERELEGVQKVVEGRINGLGVSEPVIQTVGADKILVQLPGVNDPEQAERVLGGTAQLEFRKQKPGTETQLFAFQSSRAELKAKQQELRNSTDKAAINKNQEELQKNNQAILELFESTDPPLNGKYLQDAYGEPTQQGNNWNVAIRFEQKGGELFADLTKNLAGTGRSIGIFLDNELISAPVVGPEFAATGITGGAAVITGRFTPQQANDLGVQLRGGALPVPVEIAEIRTVGATLGKDSIISSIYAGSGGLLLVLIFMILYYRLPGLIANIALIIYAILTWACFALLGVTLTLPGIAGFILSIGMAVDANVLIFERTREELQAGKSLYRSVESGFYRAFSSILDGNVTTVIACAALFWLGAGLVKGFALTLALGVAVSMFTAITCSRTFMFLAISIPALRKPEYYCPNLSASGASNKTEVAQ
- a CDS encoding alpha-ketoacid dehydrogenase subunit beta, with amino-acid sequence MAETLFFNALREAIDEEMARDSSVFVLGEDVGHYGGSYKVTKDLYKKYGDLRVLDTPIAENSFTGIAVGAAMTGLRPIIEGMNMGFLLLAFNQISNNAGMLRYTSGGNFKIPMVIRGPGGVGRQLGAEHSQRLEAYFQAVPGLKIVACSTPHNAKGLLKSAIRDDNPVLFFEHVLLYNLKENLPEEEYLLPLDKAEVVRQGKDVTILTYSRMRHHVMQAVKPLEKQGYDPEVIDLISLKPLDFDTIGASIRKTHRVIVVEECMRTGGIGAELTASINDRLFDELDAPVLRLSSQDIPTPYNGALERLTIVQPEQIVEAVQKMVAMRV